The proteins below come from a single Miscanthus floridulus cultivar M001 chromosome 1, ASM1932011v1, whole genome shotgun sequence genomic window:
- the LOC136486845 gene encoding cortical cell-delineating protein-like, with protein sequence MAPKVALFLALGLLLAAAAHGCEPYCSGPVVPTPPPPSHSQGRCPIDALKLSVCANVLDGVVNVGLGQHKECCPLLKGLLDLEAAVCLCTAIKANVLGIVHVSVPVGLELILNNCGKSCPKDFTCPLN encoded by the coding sequence ATGGCTCCCAAGGTTGCTCTCTTCCTTGCCCTCGGCCTCCTCCTGGCTGCCGCCGCGCACGGCTGCGAACCCTATTGCTCGGGCCCAGTTGTCCCGACACCACCCCCTCCGTCGCACAGCCAGGGACGCTGCCCGATCGACGCGCTCAAGCTCAGTGTGTGCGCCAACGTGCTCGACGGCGTCGTCAATGTTGGCCTGGGCCAGCACAAGGAATGCTGCCCGCTGCTGAAGGGGTTGCTGGACCTCGAGGCCGCAGTGTGCCTCTGCACTGCCATCAAGGCCAACGTCCTGGGCATCGTCCATGTCAGCGTGCCCGTTGGCCTGGAGCTCATCCTCAACAACTGCGGCAAGAGTTGCCCGAAGGACTTCACTTGCCCCCTTAACTAA